One window from the genome of Serinibacter salmoneus encodes:
- a CDS encoding aldose 1-epimerase family protein, whose product MPLTPPSGLQHVLVDPAAASVAVVTQVGASLRQFSVGGRDVIDPYGIEEIAPAGHGNILAPWPNRLGDGRYTWDGETYQVPITEPDRVTALHGLVHTERWSLLESAPDRVVLGLTSVPVRGYPWQLAYRATYTLAGPALTVEVAATNLSDSDAPYGIGFHPWLSPGPGSLDEASLRLDANAWVRTNERLLPTGTQELPAAFDFRTARRLGATDLDDAFLEPIRDADGLSWVTLRGSDGRTAELWMDESMSAWQVCSGDHIQPESIRRRGLAAEPMSCIADAFNSGDFLVRLSPGATHSVRWGIRLA is encoded by the coding sequence ATGCCGCTCACTCCCCCGTCCGGTCTGCAGCACGTCCTTGTTGATCCCGCCGCCGCCTCCGTCGCGGTGGTGACGCAGGTGGGCGCCTCGCTGCGCCAGTTCTCCGTCGGCGGCCGCGATGTGATCGATCCCTACGGGATCGAGGAGATCGCGCCCGCGGGACACGGCAACATCCTGGCACCCTGGCCCAATCGCCTCGGGGACGGTCGCTACACATGGGACGGCGAGACCTACCAGGTGCCGATCACCGAACCCGACCGTGTCACGGCTCTGCACGGTCTCGTGCACACCGAGCGGTGGTCCCTGCTGGAGTCGGCACCCGATCGCGTGGTCCTCGGCCTCACCTCGGTTCCGGTGCGTGGCTACCCGTGGCAGCTGGCATACCGCGCCACCTACACGCTTGCGGGACCGGCGCTGACCGTCGAGGTCGCGGCAACGAACCTGAGTGACTCCGATGCGCCGTACGGCATCGGCTTCCACCCGTGGCTCTCCCCCGGCCCCGGATCCTTGGACGAGGCCTCCCTGCGCCTGGACGCGAACGCCTGGGTGCGCACGAACGAGCGGCTGCTGCCCACCGGCACGCAGGAACTCCCCGCGGCGTTCGACTTCCGCACCGCGCGGCGTCTGGGGGCCACCGACCTCGACGACGCATTCCTCGAGCCGATCCGCGACGCCGACGGGCTCTCGTGGGTGACCCTGAGGGGAAGCGACGGCCGCACCGCCGAACTGTGGATGGACGAATCGATGTCCGCGTGGCAGGTGTGTTCCGGCGACCACATCCAGCCCGAGTCGATTCGTCGTCGTGGCCTGGCGGCCGAGCCCATGAGCTGCATCGCGGACGCCTTCAACTCCGGCGACTTCCTGGTGCGACTGTCCCCTGGCGCCACGCACAGCGTGCGATGGGGAATCCGCCTCGCCTGA
- a CDS encoding M23 family metallopeptidase translates to METERREQVTTRRALRAARERAGQDTSIGSLQVEAGPAPLTRRELRALRERQEGTVRQAAEVAREAAPSRTVPVEQPALDEQPALDEESYALAQMADSLDSLEFTIAPEAPLLEVASQSDQDSAAAQEAPGPRQVASAAMTDRPLTRRELRGAGAARVTSTAKRTVSPARLGGSAASGDIAVDVPRTAPKAQSVRTSVQWVPRLAVLGVLGAVSVAIPTKVWADSSSQDLAAPPQLAADSALDTLVATEPVVAAAVAEASGDGQAAAAAILGESQASDASDTAAQDEATSESGAGEQSLDSTASSLLAGDPLAASRSSVASRSEEREALPACDVPETSTANGSLAALETSDYVQLVYPIQDGTYTKSSDFGPRWGTVHYGTDFSAPLGTEIRAVASGVVTNAGGSLGGRSPNLIAVRSEINGQQVEIWYNHMYDNGVLVSVGDEVTVGDTIGLVGSNGYSTGPHLHLEVHVGDVEDYNGSAVDPWAWLAANGAQPITTSGPVCQ, encoded by the coding sequence GTGGAGACGGAGCGTCGCGAGCAGGTGACGACCCGACGCGCACTGCGTGCTGCACGGGAACGCGCGGGCCAGGACACCTCGATCGGATCACTCCAGGTCGAGGCCGGCCCCGCACCGCTGACCCGGCGCGAACTGCGTGCGCTGCGTGAACGGCAGGAGGGGACAGTCCGTCAGGCTGCCGAGGTGGCCCGGGAGGCCGCGCCGTCGCGCACGGTCCCGGTCGAGCAGCCTGCGCTGGACGAGCAGCCTGCGCTGGACGAGGAGTCCTACGCACTCGCGCAGATGGCCGATTCCCTCGATTCCCTCGAGTTCACGATCGCACCCGAGGCACCGCTCCTCGAGGTCGCATCGCAATCCGATCAGGACTCCGCGGCCGCGCAGGAGGCGCCTGGGCCACGTCAGGTGGCATCGGCGGCCATGACCGATCGCCCGCTGACGCGCCGGGAGTTGCGAGGCGCAGGTGCGGCCCGCGTGACCTCGACGGCCAAGCGGACCGTCTCGCCGGCTCGCCTCGGTGGGTCCGCGGCTTCCGGCGACATCGCCGTGGATGTGCCGCGCACCGCACCCAAGGCTCAGTCCGTGCGCACGAGCGTGCAGTGGGTGCCGCGACTGGCGGTGCTCGGCGTGCTCGGTGCCGTGAGCGTGGCCATCCCCACGAAGGTCTGGGCCGACTCCTCCAGTCAGGACCTCGCTGCACCGCCGCAGCTCGCGGCCGACAGCGCCCTCGACACCCTGGTGGCCACGGAGCCCGTGGTCGCCGCGGCCGTGGCCGAGGCGAGCGGGGATGGCCAGGCGGCCGCCGCGGCAATCCTCGGTGAGTCGCAGGCCTCGGACGCCAGCGACACCGCCGCGCAGGATGAAGCGACGAGCGAGTCCGGCGCGGGTGAGCAGTCGCTCGACTCGACCGCTTCCTCCCTGCTCGCCGGCGATCCGCTGGCGGCCTCGCGTAGTTCCGTGGCCAGCCGTAGCGAGGAGCGCGAGGCGCTGCCCGCGTGCGACGTGCCGGAGACCTCCACCGCCAACGGGTCCCTCGCCGCGCTCGAGACCAGTGACTACGTGCAGTTGGTCTACCCCATCCAGGACGGCACCTACACCAAGAGCTCGGACTTCGGGCCGCGCTGGGGCACCGTGCACTACGGCACGGACTTCTCCGCGCCGCTGGGCACCGAGATCCGCGCCGTGGCCTCCGGTGTGGTCACGAACGCGGGCGGAAGCCTGGGTGGACGCAGCCCGAACCTCATCGCGGTGCGCAGTGAGATCAACGGCCAGCAGGTCGAGATCTGGTACAACCACATGTACGACAACGGCGTGCTGGTCTCCGTGGGGGACGAGGTGACCGTGGGGGACACGATCGGTCTCGTGGGGAGCAACGGCTACTCGACCGGTCCGCACCTGCACCTGGAGGTCCACGTGGGTGACGTCGAGGACTACAACGGCAGCGCCGTGGACCCCTGGGCCTGGCTCGCCGCCAACGGCGCGCAGCCCATCACGACCTCGGGGCCGGTCTGCCAGTAG
- a CDS encoding response regulator transcription factor has protein sequence MSAPTVSTPTSGAEGATRVLVVEDSPEIATQISRRFTAEGWEVSVAADGPSAVTAALTGAPHAIVLDVMLPGFDGLEVCRRIQAEDPHVIPILMLTARDDETDLLVGLGVGADDYMTKPFSMRELVARVKALLRRHERVARLTAPERTASATSTAPIVLGDLSIDRAQRRVMRDGTEAHLTPTEFDLLVCLASSPREVLTRERLLEEVWDWVDASGTRTVDSHVKALRRKLGADLIRTVHGVGYSLEPPA, from the coding sequence ATGAGCGCACCGACCGTTTCCACGCCGACGAGTGGCGCCGAGGGCGCGACCCGGGTGCTCGTGGTCGAGGACTCCCCGGAGATTGCCACGCAGATCTCGCGACGCTTCACCGCCGAGGGTTGGGAGGTCAGCGTCGCGGCAGACGGTCCCTCCGCCGTCACCGCCGCACTCACCGGCGCACCGCACGCGATCGTCCTGGACGTCATGCTCCCGGGATTCGACGGGCTCGAGGTGTGCCGCCGTATCCAGGCGGAGGACCCCCACGTGATCCCGATCCTCATGCTGACGGCGCGCGACGACGAGACCGACCTCCTCGTGGGCCTCGGGGTCGGTGCGGACGACTACATGACGAAACCGTTCTCGATGCGCGAGCTCGTGGCCCGGGTCAAGGCCCTCCTGCGCCGCCACGAACGGGTCGCGCGACTGACCGCACCCGAACGCACCGCGAGCGCCACCTCGACCGCGCCGATCGTGCTCGGCGACCTCTCGATCGACCGGGCGCAACGCCGCGTCATGCGCGATGGCACCGAGGCACACCTGACCCCCACCGAGTTCGACCTGCTGGTGTGCCTGGCCTCCTCGCCCCGCGAGGTCCTCACCCGCGAGCGCCTGCTCGAGGAGGTCTGGGACTGGGTCGATGCGAGCGGCACCCGCACGGTGGACTCCCACGTCAAGGCACTGCGACGCAAGCTCGGGGCGGACCTGATCCGCACCGTGCACGGCGTCGGGTACTCCCTGGAGCCGCCGGCGTGA
- a CDS encoding HAMP domain-containing sensor histidine kinase codes for MFGAKPRHGRPRPPSSLRYAVEVRPLDPLTSIRMKLGVLVAASVSVSSILVWTGRSYDARWYMTFPLAIMLSLVVTQILARGMTSPLREMTRAARAMSAGDYSIRVRTTSRDEVGQLGHAFNAMAADLASLAQAQRAIVANVSHELRTPIAALRAQLENMVDGVVEPDEEALGSALVQTERLTNLVTYLLDLSRLEAGAAGLHLQEVRVVDVIEEVVDAASHASRAGGREVRWEVDVPGSLQFVVDVERVHQILLNLLANASRHSPQHGTVLVRARSTDREVEIDVIDQGPGIPAESRERIFERFERGTAPTLPAGSGGTGLGLAIARWATGLHGGTLRAVAPPAGTTGAVLRLRLPIEGPTPGGRAAAAAR; via the coding sequence ATGTTCGGCGCGAAGCCGCGCCACGGGCGCCCGCGGCCGCCCTCCTCCCTGCGCTACGCCGTCGAGGTCCGTCCGCTGGATCCGCTCACGTCCATCCGGATGAAGTTGGGTGTGCTCGTGGCGGCCTCGGTCTCGGTCTCCTCGATCCTGGTCTGGACCGGACGCAGCTACGACGCCCGGTGGTACATGACCTTCCCGCTGGCGATCATGCTCTCCCTCGTGGTCACGCAGATCCTGGCCCGGGGCATGACCTCGCCGCTGCGGGAGATGACCCGCGCCGCCCGCGCGATGTCGGCCGGCGACTACTCGATCCGGGTGCGCACCACCAGCCGTGACGAGGTCGGGCAACTGGGTCACGCCTTCAACGCGATGGCGGCCGACCTCGCCTCGCTCGCGCAGGCACAGCGCGCCATCGTCGCGAACGTCTCCCACGAACTGCGCACCCCGATCGCCGCGCTCCGTGCCCAGCTGGAGAACATGGTCGACGGCGTGGTCGAACCCGACGAGGAGGCCCTCGGATCCGCCCTGGTGCAGACCGAGCGCCTCACCAACCTGGTCACCTACCTCCTGGACCTCTCGCGCCTGGAGGCCGGCGCAGCCGGCCTGCACCTGCAGGAGGTGAGGGTGGTGGACGTGATCGAGGAGGTGGTGGATGCCGCCTCCCACGCCTCGCGCGCGGGCGGGCGCGAGGTGCGATGGGAGGTCGATGTCCCGGGGTCGCTGCAGTTCGTGGTCGACGTCGAGCGGGTGCACCAGATCCTCCTCAATCTCCTGGCCAACGCCTCTCGCCACTCCCCGCAGCACGGCACGGTGCTCGTGCGGGCACGCTCCACGGACCGCGAGGTCGAGATCGACGTGATCGACCAGGGCCCCGGGATCCCCGCGGAGTCGCGGGAGCGGATCTTCGAGCGTTTCGAGCGCGGCACCGCGCCGACCCTGCCGGCGGGATCGGGCGGCACGGGGCTCGGGCTCGCGATCGCCCGGTGGGCGACCGGCCTGCACGGGGGCACCCTGCGCGCCGTCGCCCCTCCGGCCGGCACCACCGGTGCGGTGCTGCGGCTACGGCTGCCCATCGAGGGACCGACGCCGGGCGGGCGGGCCGCGGCCGCCGCGCGATAG